One stretch of Rosistilla oblonga DNA includes these proteins:
- a CDS encoding NADPH-dependent assimilatory sulfite reductase hemoprotein subunit, which yields MSEPEPKKSKVEVIKEASCGLRGSIADELADAATDHVADATTKLLKFHGTYQQDDRDLRTPRRKEGLGKAYSFMVRNRIPGGKITAAQFLGELDIADELGNGTIRITTRQSIQLHGVVKANLWSTIHRINEIKLSTQSACGDVTRNVCCCPAPLRHNGLRDRLQEIADEIAVHVRPKTQAYHEIWIKDPQSGERQQVVGPPDEPEPDPIYGKAYLPRKFKIGLALSDDNCIDVYDNDLGLLGVTNGDELVGFNVLVGGGMGTTPSKKNCFPALAHRLTFVTPDQLLPIITAIILVQRDFGNRADRSQARMKYLIHNLGLAAFKAKVESYLSTAESICGVPDGSLPRPLPAPDPADVTRHDDHMGWHAQGDGKFFLGLPIENGRVKDDGPLQLKTALRKLFTDHVSNARLTAQQNILLCDLEEDQRDTIQQLLAEHGVVTVDQISNARRFSFACPALPTCGLAITESERVLPTVIGAVEAELSSLGLADEQFTIRMTGCPNGCARPYNADIGLVGRSADGKTGEGRYTVFIGGNLLGTRMNKVFKDQVPMSRIVDELRPVLVHFKQHRTAGESLGDFCNRVGVEALLQLDQET from the coding sequence ATGTCGGAACCGGAGCCAAAAAAATCAAAAGTCGAAGTGATCAAAGAGGCTAGTTGTGGGTTGCGTGGTTCGATCGCCGACGAATTGGCCGATGCCGCTACCGACCATGTTGCCGATGCCACAACCAAGCTGCTGAAATTTCACGGCACCTACCAACAGGACGACCGCGACCTGCGAACGCCTCGCCGAAAAGAAGGGCTTGGCAAAGCCTATTCCTTCATGGTTCGCAATCGCATCCCCGGCGGCAAGATCACCGCCGCACAGTTTCTCGGGGAACTGGACATCGCCGATGAACTGGGCAATGGAACGATCCGGATCACGACGCGACAGAGCATCCAGTTGCACGGGGTGGTGAAAGCCAATCTCTGGAGCACGATTCATCGCATCAATGAGATCAAGCTCTCCACGCAATCGGCTTGCGGCGACGTGACGCGCAACGTCTGCTGTTGCCCGGCACCGCTGCGCCACAACGGGCTCCGCGATCGCTTGCAGGAAATCGCCGACGAGATCGCTGTCCACGTGCGGCCAAAGACGCAAGCCTATCATGAAATCTGGATCAAGGATCCGCAGTCGGGTGAACGCCAGCAGGTCGTCGGCCCGCCGGATGAACCCGAACCCGATCCGATCTATGGCAAAGCCTATCTGCCGCGGAAATTTAAGATCGGCCTCGCCCTCAGCGATGACAACTGCATCGACGTCTACGACAACGACCTCGGCCTACTGGGCGTTACCAACGGGGACGAACTGGTGGGATTCAACGTTTTGGTTGGCGGCGGCATGGGGACGACTCCCAGCAAGAAGAACTGCTTCCCCGCGCTCGCGCATCGGTTGACTTTTGTCACGCCCGACCAATTGCTTCCGATCATCACCGCGATCATCCTGGTGCAACGCGACTTCGGCAACCGCGCCGACCGCAGCCAAGCCCGGATGAAATATCTGATCCACAACCTGGGTCTCGCGGCGTTTAAGGCGAAAGTCGAATCGTACCTTTCCACAGCCGAATCGATCTGCGGCGTCCCCGATGGCAGCTTGCCACGTCCGCTGCCCGCTCCCGATCCGGCCGACGTGACACGACACGATGATCACATGGGCTGGCACGCTCAAGGAGACGGTAAGTTCTTCTTGGGTCTGCCGATCGAAAACGGTCGAGTCAAAGACGATGGCCCGCTGCAACTGAAGACAGCTCTTCGCAAGCTGTTCACCGACCATGTCAGCAACGCTCGACTGACCGCTCAGCAAAACATCTTGTTGTGCGATCTCGAAGAAGATCAACGCGACACGATCCAACAACTGTTGGCCGAACACGGCGTTGTCACCGTCGATCAGATCAGCAACGCCCGGCGGTTTTCTTTCGCCTGTCCCGCGCTGCCAACCTGCGGCTTGGCGATTACCGAAAGCGAACGCGTGTTGCCGACTGTGATCGGCGCGGTCGAAGCCGAACTCAGCTCTCTTGGGTTGGCGGACGAACAGTTCACGATCCGGATGACCGGATGTCCCAACGGCTGTGCCCGACCTTATAACGCCGACATCGGTCTGGTTGGCCGTAGTGCCGACGGCAAGACGGGCGAAGGCCGCTACACGGTGTTCATCGGTGGCAACCTGCTGGGAACGCGAATGAACAAAGTCTTCAAGGATCAGGTTCCGATGAGCCGGATCGTCGACGAATTGCGTCCCGTGCTGGTTCATTTCAAACAGCACCGAACCGCGGGGGAGAGTCTTGGCGATTTCTGCAATCGCGTCGGCGTCGAAGCGTTGTTGCAGTTAGATCAAGAAACGTGA
- a CDS encoding DUF309 domain-containing protein — translation MHPHPISDPRGHSWGSSDDSLDPADAAECHNVYCWAVDLFNHGYVWEAHEAWESLWIAAGRVGPAATFLKGLIKLAAAGVKARQGKLVGVRRHARRAAELFQQAADDRSFSSEWQFGLSCQLMRQNSMNVLDAAASTIDPTPQPVLRVLPVVLHPIFPGDAAESPPPTANDQA, via the coding sequence ATGCATCCTCATCCGATTTCGGATCCACGTGGGCACAGTTGGGGATCGTCGGACGATTCGCTCGATCCAGCCGACGCGGCGGAATGTCACAACGTTTATTGTTGGGCGGTCGATCTGTTTAACCACGGCTACGTCTGGGAAGCGCATGAAGCGTGGGAGTCGCTGTGGATCGCTGCTGGCCGCGTCGGCCCTGCGGCGACGTTTCTGAAGGGGCTGATCAAACTCGCCGCGGCCGGTGTCAAAGCGCGGCAGGGGAAACTGGTTGGCGTGCGCCGGCACGCGCGGCGAGCGGCGGAGCTGTTTCAGCAAGCTGCCGACGATCGGAGCTTTTCCAGCGAGTGGCAGTTTGGGCTTTCGTGTCAGTTGATGCGCCAGAACAGCATGAATGTATTGGATGCCGCGGCAAGCACTATCGATCCCACGCCGCAACCTGTCCTGCGGGTGCTGCCGGTCGTGTTGCATCCGATCTTTCCCGGCGATGCTGCCGAATCCCCTCCGCCCACAGCGAATGATCAAGCGTAG
- a CDS encoding c-type heme family protein, with product MKRISLKVRLATLAVAAIGSFQVITSPTAPAQDPAPNAKAVQRSRQTVQTLDNIFKQTIVLVTDKYVNDDDDFAAGSAAVLLFKNISEGSDNTIRLIDATGDPYDSDNVAKDDFEKSGIKKLKAGAKTVDQVVVRDGKHYLRALTPVPVVMQKCVMCHAHYADAKPGEPIGAISYTVPIQ from the coding sequence ATGAAACGAATCTCACTTAAAGTCCGTCTGGCGACACTGGCCGTCGCTGCGATTGGTAGTTTTCAGGTGATCACCTCCCCCACCGCACCGGCTCAGGACCCGGCACCCAACGCGAAAGCGGTTCAGCGGTCGCGGCAGACCGTGCAAACGCTCGACAACATCTTCAAGCAAACGATCGTTTTGGTGACCGACAAATACGTCAACGACGATGACGACTTTGCCGCCGGAAGCGCCGCAGTCCTGCTGTTCAAAAACATCTCCGAGGGGAGCGACAATACGATCCGCTTGATCGACGCCACCGGCGATCCCTACGATTCGGACAACGTCGCCAAAGACGACTTTGAAAAATCGGGTATCAAGAAATTGAAAGCGGGTGCGAAGACTGTCGATCAAGTGGTCGTCCGCGACGGCAAACATTATCTGCGCGCGTTGACTCCCGTCCCCGTGGTGATGCAAAAATGTGTAATGTGCCACGCGCATTACGCTGACGCCAAACCAGGCGAACCGATCGGAGCGATCAGCTACACCGTGCCGATCCAATAG
- a CDS encoding PAS domain-containing protein, whose translation MKTDLDLAQFVQCVGDAIIAVDRRGEIILWNPGAVRLLGHSADEVLGKSMDFFIPHASRKPHWDGFHSAIASGQTHLGTNLIRVPALHKNGQTIRIALTVGILRDAEDQIEAIGAIIREDLQAPKQTD comes from the coding sequence ATGAAAACCGATTTGGACCTCGCCCAATTCGTTCAATGTGTTGGCGATGCCATCATCGCCGTCGATCGCCGCGGCGAGATCATCTTGTGGAATCCCGGAGCCGTTCGCTTGTTGGGGCACAGCGCCGACGAAGTCCTCGGCAAATCGATGGACTTCTTTATTCCCCACGCTTCGCGAAAACCACACTGGGACGGTTTTCATAGTGCGATCGCGTCGGGGCAGACGCATCTGGGGACCAACCTGATCCGCGTTCCAGCACTCCACAAGAACGGCCAGACGATCCGGATCGCGCTGACCGTTGGGATCTTGCGCGACGCGGAGGATCAAATCGAAGCGATCGGTGCGATCATCCGCGAAGACCTGCAAGCACCGAAACAAACGGATTAG